TCTAAGATTTCTTTTCTTCCTGGCTGTCTCGATACTCTTAGAATCAAAATCAATACCCCATACATCGAAGCCAAATTCTCGAGCCTTTTCTAAAAAAATGCCATCGCCACATCCAACATCCAGTAATCTTCCACTTTTTAATGGCAGATTTTCAAAGAACAGGTTCATACTTTGAGATATGCTTCTTAATCCGCCAACATGTAATGACGCATAATCTTTATGGAGTTCATCTTCATAAAATTCTTTAAACATAGCCATAGGGTTCCAAAATTCTAATGAACAGGCGTGACATATGTATAATTTATAATTAGTGTTCATAATTTTTGAATAATAATTTTCTTTATATCTATCCTTATCTATATTTACA
This DNA window, taken from Elusimicrobiota bacterium, encodes the following:
- a CDS encoding methyltransferase domain-containing protein, producing the protein MKDIKCPLCSVNIDKDRYKENYYSKIMNTNYKLYICHACSLEFWNPMAMFKEFYEDELHKDYASLHVGGLRSISQSMNLFFENLPLKSGRLLDVGCGDGIFLEKAREFGFDVWGIDFDSKSIETARKKRNLR